Part of the Streptomyces europaeiscabiei genome is shown below.
CGACCAGGTCGTAGAAGTCCTGGGCCGGCGTGGTCGCCAGCCCCACCCGCTCCGCCAGCTCCGGGTCCTCCGGCGCGACGAGCGGCGTACCGTCCGGGGTGACGACCAGCGGCAGCCGCTCGCCGTCCGTACCGGCGGCCGCGAGCAGCCGCCGCCCCTCCGGCTCGTCCGACGAGAACCAGCGGTACGGCACCTGGTTGCGCGCCAGGAACTCCCGTACGCCCGACGACCGGGCCGACCACCGGTGCCCGACCACCTTCGTGGTGCCCACACACGTTCGGTCGGCGGCCCGCCAGGCCTGCAGCAGGTCGTCCAGGACCGGATAGAGCTTCTCCTCCGGCGGGTCCCACGGCTTCAGCAGATAGTGGTCGAGGTCGATGACGTTGATCGCGTCGATCGCCGCGCCGGTGTCGGCGTACGCGGTGAGCAGGACGCGCCGCGCCCCCGGATAGACGTCCAGCGCCTGTTCCAGGAACTCGATGCCGTTCATCTCCGGCATCCGGTAGTCGGCCAGGATCACCGCCACCTGGTCCCCGCGCAGCTTCAGCTCCCGCAGGGCATCCAGCGCCGACTGCCCCGACTCCGCCCGCACGATCCGGTACGACTCGCCGTATCTGCGCCGCAGGTCCCGTGCGACGGCGCGGGACACCCCCGGATCGTCATCCACGGTGAGGATCACGTTCCGCGCCGCACCGACAGCCTGAGTCATACGCCTCCACCCCTAGCCAATGGGCCCATCGTATGTTCGGCCGTGAGGGTTCGCCCGGTTTCCCGGCAGCCGGGGCCGTGGCAGCGGCGTCAGCTCCTGCGCGCGGCCAGTACGCAGAACTCGTTGCCCTCCGGGTCCGCGAGCACCACCCATGGCTCGTCACCGTTCTGTCCGACGTCCGCGTGCCGGGCGCCGAGAGCGAGGAGGCGGGTGACCTCCGCCGCCTGGTCGACGGGACGGAAGTCGAGGTGCAGGCGGTTCTTGACGGTCTTGGCCTCCGGATCGCGCCCGAACAGAAGCCCGGGAAGGCGGTCCGGGGCCGGACGGATCTCGTACTCCTCGGGGGAGTCGTCGACCACCACCCACCCGAGCGCCTCCGCCCACCAGCGTCCCAGCGCGACCGGGTCCGCCGAGTCCACCACGATCTGCTCCCACTGCAAGGTCATGCGGCGAGGGTAGTGAAGACTGGGCCTGTCAGCGATGTGACTACAGAGAGGTGGCCGATGACGACGCGCCCGATCACCGCCGCGGTGGACGGCACGCCCGAGAGCCTCGCCGCGCTGGCGTGGGCCGGCCGGGAGGCCGTACGCCGGGGCCTGGCGCTGCGGGTGATGCACGCGTGGCGGTGGGAGCCGCACGAGGCGATCAGTGTGGACCGGGACGGACAGGTGCGGTGGGCCCGGGAGGCACTCGCGGAGGCGGCGCGGGGCGTTTCCGAGCGGCACCCGGGGCTGGCGGTGACGACGGAGCTGGTGGAGGGTCCGCCGGTCGAGACACTGGTCGGCGCCGCCGAGGACGCGGAGACGCTGGTGCTCGGCTCGCGCGGGCACGGCGCGGTGGTCGGCTTCCTGCTGGGCTCCGTCGGGCAGCAGGTGATCGTCGAGTCGCCGCGTCCCGTCGTGCTCGTCCGGGCCGAGGACAGCCCGGCGGGCGAGGCCGCCGGCCGTGAGGTCGTCGTGGGGCAGCAGGGCGCACCGGAGGACAGTGCCGACGTCCTGCGGTTCGCCTTCGAGACGGCGGCGGCCCGTGGGGCGTCCCTGCGCGCGGTGCGGGCGTGGGCGCTGCCGCCGCTGTACGCGTACAGCCCCGGCTCGCTGAAGCTCCTCGACGAGGCCGGCGGCCTGGAACCGTACGAGAGGAAGGCCCTCTCCGCCGCACTGGAGCCGCTGCGGGAGCGCTTTCCCGAGGTGCCCGTCACCCAGCACGTCGAGATGGGCAGCGCCGGGCAGGTGCTGCTGTCCGTGGCGCAGCGGGCCCAGCTGATGGTGGTCGGGCGCCGCGCCCGCCGTACGGCCGTCGGCGCCCGCATCGGCTCGGTGGCCCACGGTGTCCTGCACCACGCGCGCTGCCCGGTGGCCGTGGTCCCGCACGAGTGAGGGCGGCCGGTGCCCCCGGCCGCCCGGCGGCTCACCTGGGCGCGGCGTCCTCCGCAGGCGCCGGCAGCAGCGCCAGTGTCCTCGGAAGGACGTTGTCGATGTAGTCCTTCACCGCCGTGTCGAGGCCGATGTCGTGCTGGGCCCGCTCGGACAGGTACCAGCGGTGTTCGAGGAGCTGGTGGTAGATCTCGGCCCCGTCCATCGAACCGCGCAGTTCGAGCGGGACGGCCCGCACGGTCGGGCGGAACACCTCCCGCACCCAGCGGTGGGCCAGCACCTCGGGACGGGCGCCCAGGGGGTCGCCCGGGGCGTAGTCGTCCTGGGTGACCATCCAGCTCTCCAGGTCGCTCAGGAGCCGCCGGGCCTGGTTCTCCTCGGTGTCCAGACCGGTCAGCCGCAGCAACTGCCGCTGGTGGTGGCCCGCGTCGACGACCTTGGGCACGAAGGTCACCGTGTCACCGTTGCCGGAATGCTCGATCTGCATCTCGGCGACGTCGAAACCGAGTTCGTTGAGCCGACGGATCCGGCGCTCGATGTAGTGGTACTTCCCGGCCGGGTACACCGACCTGCGCGTCAGCTCCTTCCACAGCTTGTGGTAGCGGGAGCAGATCTCGTTGCCGAACTCGATCGGGTCCACCGAGGGGTGCAGCGCCCCGGACGCCTCCAGGTCCAGCAGCTCGCCGCTGATGTTCACGCGGGCGAGATCGAGGTCGTACTCCCGCTGCCCGGAGCTGAGTTGCGTGTGCAGGTCGCCCGTCTCGGCGTCCACCAGATACGCGGCGTAGGCGCCCGCGTCCCGCCGGAACAGTGTGTTGGACAGCGAGCAGTCGCCCCAGGCGAACCCGGCGAGGTGCAGCCGCACCAGCAGGACGGCGAGGGCGTCCATCAGACGGTGCATGGTGGCCGGACGCATGGTCGTCTCGAACATCGAGCGGTACGGCATCGAGCCGCCCAGGTGTCGGGTGATCAGCACGGACTCCAGCGGCTCACCGGCGTCGTCGGTGCGGCCGGTGACCACGCCGAGGGCGTCCACGGCGGGGATGCCGAGCCGGTCCAGGTCACGCAGCAGCTCGTACTCGCGCAGGGCGGGCCGCTCGGCGAGTTCCTTGACGGCGACGACCTCGTCACCGGCGCGGGCGTAGCGCACCACGTGGCGGGAGATACCGCGGGGGAGCGGCACGAGATGGTGCTCGGGCCACTCCTCCAGCGGCACGTGCCACGGCAGTTCGAGCAGCAGCGCGGGGTGTTCCGGGTTGGTGGCGCTGATCTGCAGTGCCATGGGTCCTGGTCCTCTGCCTTCGTCTCACGGTGGTGCGGAGTGCTGACGGGCGGTGGTCTCCCACTTCCGCCCGGAGCATCTCCGCATCCGGAGGACCCTTTCGTCAACCGCCGCCCGACCCGTGGTCAGGTCCGTCGGACAGCGGGCCGGTCCGTGGTCAGGCGGCAACCGGCGCGGTCGGCTTCTCCTTCGGCCGCCGGAGCGCGGACCGCACGTTCCACGCGCCCACGCCCAGGCACACCAGCCCGGTCGCGCCCGGGTACAGCCAGACGCCGTTGTCCCGCTCGACGGCCGTGGTCGACGACTTGTCGTCCACGTAGACGGGCACCAGCCCGGTGGGCTTCGTCGCGAACGTGGTGTCCACCTCGACCGCGGGGATGAGGAAGGAGTCGTCGTCGGCCCGGAAGGACCCGCTGCACTTCCACTCGTCGTCGCCGCGCGACTCGGACACCTCGCACCGTGAGACCACGAACTGCCCAGCCACACCGTTCAGTCGGGTCTCCAGTCGGAGTGCCGCCGCGCCGAACAGAAACAGCCCGCCGCCCAGCGCCACCACCGTGGTGAGCAGCTTTCTCGGCCCCATACCTGCCACTGACGGTTCCCCCGGTTTCTGTTCGATCGGTCGAAGTCCGGGGCAGCGTAGTGGACCGGCGGGGCGGGGAGCGACGGGTTTCGTCGTCAGCGCCGGGCGCGGCGGAACACGTTGTCGGAGTCCTGGTCGTCCCAGCCGGCGACCTCCTCCGACGCGGTGCGGCGGGCGGCTCGCGCCGACGTCGCGTACATCGCCTCGATCTCGGCCTCGTACCGTTGCACGATGGTGTCCCGGCGCAGCTTCATCGACGGGGTCAGCATGCCGTTGGCGAGGTCGAACGGCTCGGGAAGAATGCGGTAGACGCGGATCGACTCCGAGCGCGACACCGTGCTGTTCGCCGCGGCGATCGCCCGCACCACCTCCTGCCGCAGCGCGTTCTCCTCCCGCGCCTCCCTGCCCAGCAGCTCACCCGGCGCGGACAGCGACCCCCGCCAGTGCGCGAGGAACTCCGGGTCCAGCGTGATCAGGGCACCCACGCACGGCCGGTTGTCGCCCACGACCACCGCCTGGTGGATCAGCGGATGCATCCGCAGCTGCTCCTCCAGCGGCGCCGGGGCCACGCCCCTGCCCCCGCTGGTGATGATGATCTCCTTCTTGCGGCCGGTGATGGAGAGATACCCCTCGTTGTCCAGCCGCCCGATGTCCCCCGTGGCCAGCCAGCCGCCCTGGAGCACGGCCCGGGTGCCCGCCTCGTCGTTGACGTAGCCCTGGAACACCGACGGCCCGTTCACCAGGATCTCCCCGTCCCGGGCCACCCGGATCTCGGTCCCCGGCAGCGGACGGCCCACCGTGCCGAACTTCTCCCGGCCCGGCGGCTGGGCGGTGATGCCCCCGGCGGTCTCGGTGAGGCCGTACCCGTCGTGGACGAGGATGCCGATACCGGCGTAGAAGAGCGTGAGGTCGCGGTTGAGGGGGGAGCCGCCGGAACAGCCGGCGCGCACCCGGCCGCCGAGGGCCGCGCGCAGCTTGCGGTACACCGTCTTCTCGTAGAAAGCGTGTTGGAGCTTCAGGTCCATGGCCGGGCCGGGGCCCGTGTCCAGACGCTGCCTTTCGACGGCGAGGGCGTAGTCCTGGGCGGTGCGCACCGCGCGCTCGAACAGTGGGCCCCGGCCCGCCTGTTGGGCCTTGCGCAGGAAGTTCTTGTAGATCTTCTCGAAGAGATAGGGAACACCGAAGAGGAAGGTCGGCCGGAACGACCGCAGAGCCGCGGACAGCGCCTCCTCGGTCGACACCGGCTCATGCGCGAGGAGCAGCCCGCCACGCAGACACATCGCCTGGATCATCAGGCCGTAGACGTGCGAGAACGGCAGGAACGCGAGGATCGCGGGCTGTTCACCCGGCGCGGCGGCGGTCTGCCGCCACCCGGCGAGCAGGACGTCGCAGGGGCTCGCCAGGCTGCGGTGGGAGAGCGCGCAGCCCCGGGGCCGGCCGGTCGTGCCGGACGTGTACGCGATCACCGCGGTGGAGTCCGGCATGACGATGCGGCGCAGCGAGTCCACCGTCGCGTCCGGCACCTCCCGGCCCGCCTCGACGAGCTGCGGCAGGGACTCGGCGTCCAACTGCCAGACGTGCCGCAGCAGCGGGAGCTTGGCGCACACCGAGCCGACCGTCATCACGCCCATCTCGTCCTCGACGACCACGCCCACACAGGCAGCGTCCCGCAGGATCCACTCGATCTGGTCGCGCGACGACGTCGGACAGACCGGCACGATCTCGGCGCCCACGGCCCACAGTGCGACGGCGAGGACCGTCCACTCGTAGCGGGTCCGTGCCATCACCGCGACCCGATTGCCCGGCCGGATCCCGGACGCGATCAACCCCTTGGCCAGCTCGACCACTTCGTCCCGTGTCTCGGCCGCGCTCACCTGTGTCCAGGTGCCCGGGGAGGTGGGGTCGTGGCGCGCGATCTGCGGCAGAGCGGGATGACGGTGCGCCGTCTCGAACAGTGGATCGGCCAGCCCTCCGGCCATGACCGGGCCCGTCGGTGGAGCAATGCCGAAGTTGCCCATGCGACGCTCAGAACCTTCCCTGGACGCGACCTCGCCGAGCGGTGCGCCAACCGGCGGTGATCGAACGTAGCGTACGGCGCCGACGTCCGCTCACGGAATCGGCAAGTCGGCCGCCGCGCATCCGCACCGTGGGCTGTGAACGTGATGTGCGGCACGTGCCGGACCTCCCTTGCGGGGCCCTCCCGTGAATCGTCGCTGCACACGGCTTGATCACGTCTGACCGGCGGTAATACCCCGAACCCGGACGTCATACGGGTGTGGCACTGTGGTGCGCGCGAACGCGGGAGGTGTCCCGCCGATGTGGAGAGGTGGACGGTGCGCGAGCCCAACGTGATCGGGGACTGGCAGGAGTACGACGGCGATCTGGCCGGCCTGCGCGTGCGCGTCCACGGAGTGGAGTGCGCGGAACCCCCGCGTGGACGTGACGACGCCGCCGAGGGCCTGACGTACTTCCGGTTCCGGGTGACGGTGGAGAACCGCGGCGCCGAACACGTCGGCCTCCATCTGGAGGACGGCCAGCTCGACATCCGCACCGGGCCCGACGGCGAGAGCGCCTTCCTCGACTGGCGCAACTCCCGGTTCATCGAGGGCTTCGACCTCTACCCCCTGCGCCGCGCCACCTCCGTGCTGTACGCGGCCGCCGCCGAGGCCCACCTCACGCAGTTCGACATCCAGGTCCAGCTGCGTGTCGACGAGGAGTGGGCCGAGCGGTATCTGTGGTCCGGCGGCATCGGCGTCGACGAGGACCTCCTCGACCCGGCGGGCGGCACGGGCCGGGAGGGTATCGCCGGGCAGATCAGCGCCTTCCTGCACGAGGAGGCCGAGCGGGGCGCGGCGGGCTGAGCGGCACGCCCCGGCTCACCGGGGCTCGACTCGCCACGGCTGCGGTCGTCACCCGGGCCGGGATCGTCACCCGGGCCCGGCGGGCGGGCGGACGCGGGTGACCAGCCGCTTGAGCAGCGGCCACGCCAGCAGCACGGCGATGATCGCGTACACCGTCACCGAGAACGGCGTGTTCACCAGGCCGCTGACGCTGCCGTCGCTGATCTGCAGGGCGCGCCGCAGCTGCTGCTCGGCGTTGGGGCCGAGGATGACGCCGATGACGGCGGGCAGCACCGGCAGGCCGTAGCGGCGCATACCGAACCCGATCAGGCCGATGACCAGCAGGATCACCAGGTCGATCACCTCGCCGCCGACCGCGTACGCGCCGACCGCCGCGAAGAACAGGATCCCCGCGTAGAGGTACGGCCGCGGGATCCGCAACAGCTTCGCCCACAGCGGGGCCAGCGGCAGGTTGAGCGCGAGCAGCAGGACCATGCCGACGAAGAGCGAGGCGATCAGGCCCCACACCAGGTCCGGCTCGCGTTCGAAGAGCAGAGGGCCCGGCTGGATGCCGTACTGCTGGAAGGCGGCCAGCATGACCGCCGCGACCGCCGTGGTGGGCAGGCCGAGGGTCAGCATGGAGACGAGGGTGCCCGCCGCCGAGGCCGACGCCGCCGACTCCGGGCCCGCCACCCCCTCGATCGCCCCCTTGCCCCACTCGTCCTGGTGCTTCGACAGCCGTTTCTCGGTGACGTACGACAGGAAGGTGGGGATCTCGGCGCCGCCCGCCGGGATCGCGCCGAACGGGAAGCCGATGAACGGCCCACGCACCCATGACTTCCAGCTCCGCCTCACATCGGAGCGGCCGAGCCACGGCAGGCCCACCGGGATCGGCTCGGGCGGGCTGCGCCGCAGATGGGCGGCGACCCACAGGGCCTCTCCGATGGCGAAGAGGCCGACCGCGACGATCACGACGTCGACGCCGTCGGCGAGCTGGAGGGAACCGAAGGTCAGGCGCTGCTGGCCGGTCATCTGGTCCAGGCCCACCAGGCCGATCGTGAGTCCGATCAGCAGGGAGGCGAGCCCCCGGATCCGGGACGAGCCCAGTACGGACGTCACGGCGATGAACGCCAGCACCATGATCGCGAAGTAGTCCGGGGCGCCGATGTCCACGGCCAGTTCGGCGACCGCCGGCGCCAGCGCCACCAGCAGGATCGTGCCGATCATGCCGCCCGCGAAGTGTCCGATGGCGGCGGCGGCCAGCGCCTGCGCGCCGCGCCCCGACCTGGCCATCGGGTTGCCCTCCATGGCCGCCACCACGGCCGCGCTCTCCCCGGGGGTGTTGAGGAGGATCGAGGTGGTGGAACCGCCGAACATCGCGCCGTAGTAGATGCCCGCGAACATGATGAACGCGCCGACCGGGTTCAGCCCGTACGTCACCGGCAGCAGCAGCGCCACCGCCATGGCGGGACCGATGCCTGGCAGCACACCGATCGCCGTGCCCAGCAGGACACCGATCGCGGCCCACAGGATGTTGATCGGTGTCAGGGCCGTGCCGAAACCGTCGAGGAGGGAGTTGAGGGCGTCCATGTCAGAGCACTCCCATCAGCGGGCCACCCGGCAGCGGCACCCCGAGCAGGTTGTTGAACACCGCGTACGTGACCAGGGAGATGACCGCCGCGATCAGCGGATCGCGGTCGAGGCGCCGGCTGCCGAGGGCGTAGGCCGCGCCCCAGAACAGCAGCGCGCCCGCTATGGGGAAGCCGAGCGGTTCGATCAGCACGGCCGCGCCGAGGAACACGCCGGCGAGCAGCGCCACCGTGCGCCAGTCGGCGGGCTCGGACAGGTCGATGTCCTCGCCGCTCTCGGCCTGGCCCCGGCCACCGCGCAGCACGTCGACGGCGAGCAGGGCGGCTATCAGCAGCAGCCCGGCGCCGACCGCGATCGGCACGGTCCTCGGGCCGACGGGGCCCCGCTGCGCGATGTCGACGTCCATGGTGAGCGCGTCGGTCAGGACCAGGACGCCGAGTGCCAGCAGCAGGACGCAGACGCCGAGCTCGGAGTGGTCGCGCAGCCAGGAGTGGCGCCCGGCCGCGGGCGCCGGGGGAGTGCCGGTGGTCTCCGTCGTCACAGTCCCAGCTCCTTCAGAACCGACACCACGCGCTTGTCCTGGGCGTCCAGGAAGTCGCCGAACTCGTCGCCGGTGAGGAACGCGTCGTCCCAGCCGTTCTGTTTCATCGACTGCCGCCACTGCGGTGAGTCGTGCAGCTCCTCGATCAGCCGGGTGAGCTTGTCGCGCTGGGCCTCGGTGAGGCCGGGCGGGGCGACGATGCCGCGCCAGTTGGTGAAGTTCACGTCGTAGCCCGCCTCCTGGAGGGTCGGCGCGTCCAGCCCGGCCACCCGCTCCGGGCCGGTCACCGCGAGCAGCCGCAGCTCGCCCGCCTTGATCTGGTCCAGGTACTCGCCCACTCCGGACACCCCGAAGGCGACCTTGTTGCCGAGGATCGACGCGAGCAGCTCACCGCCGCCGTCGAAGGGGATGTAGTTGACGTCCTTCGGCGCGATCCCGGCGGCCTGCGCCATCAGCATCGGCGCCAGATGGTCGGGCCCGCCCGGCGCCGACCCACCGCCCACAGGCAGCTTCCCGGGGTCCTCCTTCCACGCCCCGATGAGCTCGTCGATCGTCTTGTACGGCGAGTCCTTGGCGACCACCACGACGTCCTGCTCCTCGGTGAGGCGGGCGATCGGCGTGGTGTCGGCGAGGGTCTTGGGCGCGTCGTTGGAGCGGACGGCGCCCACGACGCCGAGGCCCATCGACATCGCGAGCTTGCCGTTGCCGTGTTCGCTGACCAGCCTGCTCAGACCGACCGTGCCGCCGGCGCCGGGCAGGTTGAACACCTCGATGTTGTGGGTGAGCCCGGCGTCCTCGGCGTTCTTCGCGGCCGTCCGGGCCGTGATGTCGTAGCCGCCGCCGGGCGTGTTCGGCACCATGAAGCGCAGGCCCGGGATCTGGGTGCCGGTCTCGCTGCCGCTGCCGGTCGTCAGCAGCGGCGGCCCCACGAGCACGAGCACAGCAGCCCCGAGCAGGGCGAGGGGGGTGCGCAGCCGCACGAATGCCACCACCTGTCGGTTGGGTCGAGGGCAACAGTGACCTGGGCCACATCGTGCCCGCGGGGGGCGGGCCTGACGCACTTGCGGAAGCAACGGAGGTTGTGGTCGTAGTGGTCGCGGCCCCTGTCACCTTATGAGCACGTCCCGCACACCTCTCTTTCCCGGACCGCACGCGGGCGCCATGATTGTGCGACCCACCGCACAAGGCGGCGCCCAAGCCGCGGGACCCCGGGTGCGGCGTCGGCAGGAGAGTAGAGCGAGACGCCCGACGTGGCGTCGGCAGGAGAGTAGAGCGAGACGCCCGACATGGCGTCGGCAGGAGAGTAGAGCGAGACGCCCGACATGGCGTCGGCAGGAGAGTAGAGCGAGACGCCCGACGTGGCGTCGGCAGGAGAGTAGAGCGAGACGCCCGACATGGCGTCGGCACGAGAGAAGAGTCCGTCGTGGTGTTCCGTCGCCATACCCTCGCAGGCGAGATGCTGGTCCTCCAGCTCGCCATCGTCGTGGTGGTGCTGGTGGCGGTCGCCGCGGTCTCGCTCACGCAGTCGGCGGCGACCTTCAACCGGGTCGAGGGCCGCCGGGTCACCGCGCTCGCCGAGCAGCTCGCCGCGAACCCCCTGGTCCGCGACCGGCTCGCCCAGTCCGTCGCGCACGAGGCGCTGGCACCCCTGGTGAACTCCACCCAGACCCAGTCGGGGGTCACCTCCGTCACCGTGGCCGATGCCGACGGCCGGATCGTCAGCTCCACCGACCCCACCGTGATCGGTGACCCGATGCCCACCGGCCGGGGTGCCGTCGCGGGCCGCGGCTGGTCCGGCCCGCTGACCTTCGACGGCAGCCGCGAACTCGTCGCCCAGGTGCCCGTGCTCGGCGCGACGACGAAGGACAACCTCGGCCTGCTCCTGGGCACGGTGATGATCGGCGAGGCCTCCCCGACCGCGTGGCAACGCCTCAGCGGCGCCTCCTCCTACCTCCTCGCCTACCTCGGCATCGCCAGTGGCCTCGGCCTCGCCGGCTCCTGGCTGCTCGCCCGGCGCGTCAAACGGCAGACCCTCGGCCTGGAGCCCCAGGAGATCGCCGGCCTCGCCGAACACCGCGAGGCCATGCTCTACGGCATCGCCGAGGGCGTGGTGGCCCTGGACCCCCAGCACCGGCTCACCCTCGTCAACGAGATGGGGCGGCGCCTGCTCGACCTGCCCGAGGACTGCGTCGGCAAGAGCCTGGCCGACCTCGGCGTGGAGGGACGACTGCGGGACGTCCTGGCCGGAGCGCAGGAAGAGGGGCCGCACACACGCGACGAGGTCGTCGTACGCCGGGGCCGGGTTCTGGTGATGAACCGGATGACCGTCACCAAGGACGGCCGCCACCTCGGCTCCGTCACCACCCTGAGGGACCGTACCGAGCTGGCCCGCCTCGAACGGGAGATCGGCTCCTTCCGCAGCTCCTCCGAACTGCTGCGCGCCCAGGCCCACGAGTTCGCCAACCAGCTGCACACCATCTCCGGGCTCATCCAGATCGGAGAGCAGGACGAGGTCGTCCACTACATCCGCGCGCTGAGCCGGCACCGCCACTCCCTCGACGTCACCCTCAGCCGCCGCGTCCGTGACACCACCGTCGCCGCCCTGCTCATGGCGAAGACGTCCCTCGCCGCCGAACGCCGGGTCACCCTGCGGATCTCGGACGCCACCGCACTCGACCGGCTCGCCCCCGAGGACGCCGCCGACGTGGCCACGGTGGTCGGCAACCTCGTCGACAACGCCGTGGACGCGGCCGCCACCACCACGACCGTGCCCGACGATCCCGAGTCCTGGGGCGGCGCCGACAGACGCGAGGCCTGGGTCGAGGTGGAACTGTGTCAGGACGCCTCCAGCGTGGAGATAGTCGTCCGTGACTCGGGCCCCGGCGTGGCCCCGGAACTCGCCCGCGAGGTCTTCTCCCACGGCTTCACCACCAAGGCCGCGCGGGAAGGCGAACGCGGCATCGGACTCGCCCTCACCCGCCTGGTCTGCGAACGGCACGGCGGTGAGATCTCGGTGACCAACACCACCGACGGTGCCATGTTCACCGCCCGCATGACCGTCAGCCACCTCGCCGACGCGGTGGCGGAAGGAGCGACACCATGAACGGCACGAGCAGCCCGCCCGGCACGGTCGACGTGCTCGTGGTCGACGACGACTTCATGGTGGCCCGGGTCCACCGCACCTTCGTAGAACGCGTCGAGCCGTTCCGCGTCGTCGGCGTCGCCAGCACCGGGGAACAGGCGGTCGCGGCCGTCGACGAGCTGCGCCCCGACCTGGTCCTGCTCGACCTCTACCTCCCCGACGGCTTCGGCCTCGACGTCATACCCCGGCTGCGGACCGCGGGACACGACTGCGATGTCATGGTCATCAGTGCAGCCCGGGAGGCCGACAGCGTGCGCGGCGCGGTCCGCCACGGTGTCGTCGACTACCTCCTCAAACCGTTCGAGTTCGAGGAGCTGCGCTCCCGGCTCCAGCGGTACGCCGCCCAGCGCGGCCG
Proteins encoded:
- a CDS encoding VOC family protein — its product is MTLQWEQIVVDSADPVALGRWWAEALGWVVVDDSPEEYEIRPAPDRLPGLLFGRDPEAKTVKNRLHLDFRPVDQAAEVTRLLALGARHADVGQNGDEPWVVLADPEGNEFCVLAARRS
- a CDS encoding universal stress protein; amino-acid sequence: MTTRPITAAVDGTPESLAALAWAGREAVRRGLALRVMHAWRWEPHEAISVDRDGQVRWAREALAEAARGVSERHPGLAVTTELVEGPPVETLVGAAEDAETLVLGSRGHGAVVGFLLGSVGQQVIVESPRPVVLVRAEDSPAGEAAGREVVVGQQGAPEDSADVLRFAFETAAARGASLRAVRAWALPPLYAYSPGSLKLLDEAGGLEPYERKALSAALEPLRERFPEVPVTQHVEMGSAGQVLLSVAQRAQLMVVGRRARRTAVGARIGSVAHGVLHHARCPVAVVPHE
- a CDS encoding DUF4032 domain-containing protein — its product is MALQISATNPEHPALLLELPWHVPLEEWPEHHLVPLPRGISRHVVRYARAGDEVVAVKELAERPALREYELLRDLDRLGIPAVDALGVVTGRTDDAGEPLESVLITRHLGGSMPYRSMFETTMRPATMHRLMDALAVLLVRLHLAGFAWGDCSLSNTLFRRDAGAYAAYLVDAETGDLHTQLSSGQREYDLDLARVNISGELLDLEASGALHPSVDPIEFGNEICSRYHKLWKELTRRSVYPAGKYHYIERRIRRLNELGFDVAEMQIEHSGNGDTVTFVPKVVDAGHHQRQLLRLTGLDTEENQARRLLSDLESWMVTQDDYAPGDPLGARPEVLAHRWVREVFRPTVRAVPLELRGSMDGAEIYHQLLEHRWYLSERAQHDIGLDTAVKDYIDNVLPRTLALLPAPAEDAAPR
- a CDS encoding AMP-dependent synthetase/ligase, whose amino-acid sequence is MGNFGIAPPTGPVMAGGLADPLFETAHRHPALPQIARHDPTSPGTWTQVSAAETRDEVVELAKGLIASGIRPGNRVAVMARTRYEWTVLAVALWAVGAEIVPVCPTSSRDQIEWILRDAACVGVVVEDEMGVMTVGSVCAKLPLLRHVWQLDAESLPQLVEAGREVPDATVDSLRRIVMPDSTAVIAYTSGTTGRPRGCALSHRSLASPCDVLLAGWRQTAAAPGEQPAILAFLPFSHVYGLMIQAMCLRGGLLLAHEPVSTEEALSAALRSFRPTFLFGVPYLFEKIYKNFLRKAQQAGRGPLFERAVRTAQDYALAVERQRLDTGPGPAMDLKLQHAFYEKTVYRKLRAALGGRVRAGCSGGSPLNRDLTLFYAGIGILVHDGYGLTETAGGITAQPPGREKFGTVGRPLPGTEIRVARDGEILVNGPSVFQGYVNDEAGTRAVLQGGWLATGDIGRLDNEGYLSITGRKKEIIITSGGRGVAPAPLEEQLRMHPLIHQAVVVGDNRPCVGALITLDPEFLAHWRGSLSAPGELLGREAREENALRQEVVRAIAAANSTVSRSESIRVYRILPEPFDLANGMLTPSMKLRRDTIVQRYEAEIEAMYATSARAARRTASEEVAGWDDQDSDNVFRRARR
- a CDS encoding tripartite tricarboxylate transporter permease, with the translated sequence MDALNSLLDGFGTALTPINILWAAIGVLLGTAIGVLPGIGPAMAVALLLPVTYGLNPVGAFIMFAGIYYGAMFGGSTTSILLNTPGESAAVVAAMEGNPMARSGRGAQALAAAAIGHFAGGMIGTILLVALAPAVAELAVDIGAPDYFAIMVLAFIAVTSVLGSSRIRGLASLLIGLTIGLVGLDQMTGQQRLTFGSLQLADGVDVVIVAVGLFAIGEALWVAAHLRRSPPEPIPVGLPWLGRSDVRRSWKSWVRGPFIGFPFGAIPAGGAEIPTFLSYVTEKRLSKHQDEWGKGAIEGVAGPESAASASAAGTLVSMLTLGLPTTAVAAVMLAAFQQYGIQPGPLLFEREPDLVWGLIASLFVGMVLLLALNLPLAPLWAKLLRIPRPYLYAGILFFAAVGAYAVGGEVIDLVILLVIGLIGFGMRRYGLPVLPAVIGVILGPNAEQQLRRALQISDGSVSGLVNTPFSVTVYAIIAVLLAWPLLKRLVTRVRPPAGPG
- a CDS encoding tripartite tricarboxylate transporter TctB family protein produces the protein MTTETTGTPPAPAAGRHSWLRDHSELGVCVLLLALGVLVLTDALTMDVDIAQRGPVGPRTVPIAVGAGLLLIAALLAVDVLRGGRGQAESGEDIDLSEPADWRTVALLAGVFLGAAVLIEPLGFPIAGALLFWGAAYALGSRRLDRDPLIAAVISLVTYAVFNNLLGVPLPGGPLMGVL
- a CDS encoding Bug family tripartite tricarboxylate transporter substrate binding protein; this translates as MRLRTPLALLGAAVLVLVGPPLLTTGSGSETGTQIPGLRFMVPNTPGGGYDITARTAAKNAEDAGLTHNIEVFNLPGAGGTVGLSRLVSEHGNGKLAMSMGLGVVGAVRSNDAPKTLADTTPIARLTEEQDVVVVAKDSPYKTIDELIGAWKEDPGKLPVGGGSAPGGPDHLAPMLMAQAAGIAPKDVNYIPFDGGGELLASILGNKVAFGVSGVGEYLDQIKAGELRLLAVTGPERVAGLDAPTLQEAGYDVNFTNWRGIVAPPGLTEAQRDKLTRLIEELHDSPQWRQSMKQNGWDDAFLTGDEFGDFLDAQDKRVVSVLKELGL
- a CDS encoding sensor histidine kinase, producing MLVLQLAIVVVVLVAVAAVSLTQSAATFNRVEGRRVTALAEQLAANPLVRDRLAQSVAHEALAPLVNSTQTQSGVTSVTVADADGRIVSSTDPTVIGDPMPTGRGAVAGRGWSGPLTFDGSRELVAQVPVLGATTKDNLGLLLGTVMIGEASPTAWQRLSGASSYLLAYLGIASGLGLAGSWLLARRVKRQTLGLEPQEIAGLAEHREAMLYGIAEGVVALDPQHRLTLVNEMGRRLLDLPEDCVGKSLADLGVEGRLRDVLAGAQEEGPHTRDEVVVRRGRVLVMNRMTVTKDGRHLGSVTTLRDRTELARLEREIGSFRSSSELLRAQAHEFANQLHTISGLIQIGEQDEVVHYIRALSRHRHSLDVTLSRRVRDTTVAALLMAKTSLAAERRVTLRISDATALDRLAPEDAADVATVVGNLVDNAVDAAATTTTVPDDPESWGGADRREAWVEVELCQDASSVEIVVRDSGPGVAPELAREVFSHGFTTKAAREGERGIGLALTRLVCERHGGEISVTNTTDGAMFTARMTVSHLADAVAEGATP